The Streptomyces sp. NBC_00306 sequence CGCCACCGCACCGCCGGCACCCTCGGCGGTCCGCTGACGCGCCGCCTGGTGCTGGGCACGCTGCCCGGCGTCGTCCTCGGCGCCTGTATCCGGGTCTTCGCGCTCCCCGGCCCGACGGTCTTCCGGCTGCTCATCGCGTCCCTGCTGCTGCCGCTCGGGCTGTCCCTGTGCCTGCGCACGCTCCGGCCCGTACGGCAGCGGACCGTCGACGAACTGTCGGGTCCGGCGCTCACCGCCCTGGCCGTGACGGTCGGAACCGTCGGCGGGATCTACGGGATCGGCGGCGGATCCCTGCTGGGACCGATTCTGGTCGGCCGGGGCGTACCCGTGGCGAAGGTCGCCCCGGCCACGCTCGCGGCGACCTTCGCCACCTCCGTGGTCGGTGCCGGCGCCTACGCGCTGCTGTCCCTGGTCGGCTCCGGCGCCATCGCCCCCGACTGGCCCCTCGGCCTCGCCTGCGGTGCCGGCGGTCTCATCGGCGGGTATCTCGGTGCCCGGCTCCAGCCGTACCTTCCGGAGTCCGCGCTCCGCGTGATGCTCGGCCTGATGGCAGCGGCCCTGGGCATCCTCTACGCGGTACAGGTCCTGCGCTGACCGGCGGCCGTGCCCCGAGGAGCCCGGCAAAGGACCGCGTCAACCGGCGCCGTCGAGCGACCGTTCGGCGGCAGGCGCGGGACGCCCTGCCGGGCGACAAGGCGCGCAACCCGTACGTCACACTGGTGGCCCGTCACCGTACGACGCGAGGCGACCGATGGCTTTGCAGATCAGTGCCACCAATCCCGAGCACCCCGCCGTCCTGCTCGAACTGCCGTGGCATCTCCCGCTGGAGGAGTGGCCGGAGAAGTATCTGGTGCCGCTGCCGCGCGGTATCTCCCGGCACGTCGTGCGCTACGCCCGCGCCGGGGCCGAGGTGGTCGCCGTCAAGGAGCTGGCGGAGCGGCCGGCGACACGGGAGTACGAACTGCTGCGCACCCTGGCCCGGGTGGGCATCCCCGCGGTCGATCCGCTGGCGGTCGTCACCGGGCGCAGCGGAAGCGACGGGGAGCCCTTGGAGCCGGTGCTGATCACCCGCCACCTCAACGGCTCCCTGCCCTACCGCTCCATGTTCGAGACCACCCTGCGTCCCACCACGGTCCATCGGCTCATGGACGCCCTGGCCGTCCTGCTGGTCCGGCTGCATCTGGCGGGCTTCGCCTGGGGCGACTGCTCTCTGTCCAACACCCTCTTCCGCCGTGACGCCGGTGCCTACGCGGCCTACCTCGTGGACGCGGAGACCGGTGAGCTGCACCGCCAACTCAGCACGGGGCAGCGCGAGTACGACATCGACCTGGCCCGGGTGAACATCATCGGCGAGATGCTGGACCTGGAGGCGTCGGGCGCGCTGCACCCCTCGGTCGATCCCATCGCGTTCGGCACCGAGATCTGCCGCCGCTACCACGACCTGTGGACGGAGCTGACGCGTACCTCGGTCTATCCGGCGGGCAAGTACCACTACATCGACCGCCGGATCCGCAGGCTCAACGATCTCGGCTTCGACGTCGCCGAGATGCAGATCCAGCACTCCTCGAACGGCGACACGGTCACCTTCGTGCCGAAGGTCGTCGACGCCGGCCACCACCAGCGCCAACTGCTGCGCCTCACCGGCCTCGACACCGAGGAGAACCAGGCCCGGCGCCTCCTGAACGACCTGGAGAGCTGGATGGTGACACAGGACGACTACGCACCGGGCGATCCGCTCGGCGCCCGGACGGAGGTGCTGGCCCACCGCTGGGTCCGCGAGGTCTTCCGGCCCACGGTACGGGCGGTCCCGCAGCAGCTCAGGGGCGCCATGGACCCGGCCGAGGTCTACCACGGGCTGCTGGAACACCGCTGGTACCTCTGCGAACGCGCGCAGCACGACATAGGCCTGGAGACGGTGGTCGAGGACTTCGTCACGCATGTGCTGCCCCAGACGCCGGAGGCGGCGAACGAGACCGTCGCACCGCCCGCGAGGAACACGCCGCCACCGTCGCCCTGAGTGTGTGGTGGTCGCGGAGGGCTTCCGCGCCTCGTGACTGCGGCGGACCCTCAGGCCCCTCAGGACATTGTCGGCGCGGGTGTCCATGCGGCCGTCCGGACCCGGCAGTTCACGGCCGGCGTGGCCCACGGTCAGCGGCCCGCAGTACGCAGTACGCACACGTACCCAGCAAGGGGCCACAGCTCCGCTGCGCGGCGCACAAAGCCCGCGTTTGCCCTCGCCGCCACGGGGGGAGTGCAGGACCTGCGCCAGCACCAGGCCGGATCGGCCGTCCAGGAGGGACCGCGTCACGTCGTGCTGCCCGGCCCTCTCGGCGGAGAGGGCAGGCCCTCAAACGGTGGCGGATAGCCTGCACCCCGTGAAACGCATCCTCGTGGCCGGCATCAGCGGGGCCGGGAAGACCACCCTGGCTCAGGCCGTTGCCGCGCGGCTGCACCTGCCGTTCCACGAGATGGACTCCCTGAAGTTCACCGGACCTGACTGGGCGACCGGCCCGGACTTCGTCGAGCAGGTGGCGGCGATCGCCGCCCGCCCGGGCTGGATCATCGACTCCCTCGGCTATCCGGAAGTGCGGGACCTGCTGTGGGAGCACGCGGACACCGTGATCTGGCTCGACTACCCGAGAGCCGTCGTCATGCCCCGCATCCTGCGCAGGTCGCTGCGGCGGACCCTGTTCCGTGAGCGGATCTTCGGCGGCAACGTGGAGACCGTCTCCGACTGGTTCCGCCGTGACCATCCGGCGTGGTGGGCCTGGTCGCAGCACGCCGCCCGGCGTGCGGAGATCGAACGGCGTACCCGCGATCCCCGCTTCGCACCGCTGCACGTCCTGCGTTTCGCGTCTCCCCGGCGCGCGGAGGAGTGGTTGCGGCAGGTGTGACCTGCCGGTTCCGGACCGGAGGGCCGCACAGCACCGGGACCGGCCGGTACCGCGAGCTGATCCGGCGGCCACCCGAAACACGTCCTCCGCGAGCCGATGAGTTTTCTGATCGCCGCCCGTCTACTTATCCGAACGGCAGCCACCGCGGCGGCCGCGGACGCGAGAGCGGAGTGACGGACATGGCACAGCAGGTCTACATCAACCTTCCGGTGAAGAACCTCGAGACGACGAAGGCTTTCTGGAGCAAGCTCGGGTTTTCCTTCAACGATCAGTTCAGCGACGAGCAGGGGGCCTGTCTGGTCATCAGCGACACCATCTACGCGATGCTCCTCACCGAGGCGCGCTACAAGGACTTCACCAAGAAGGCCGTCGCCGACGCCTCCACGACCAGCGAGGTCATCATCGCGTTGAGCGCGGAGAGCCGTGAGCGGGTGGACGAACTCACGGACAACGCGCTGGCGTCCGGCGGTTCGCCCGCGGGCGAGACGCAGGACCACGGGTTCATGTACGGCCGTTCCTTCCAGGACCCGGACCACCACAACTGGGAGGTCATCTGGATGGACATGGCCGCCGCCGGTGGCGACCAGGGCTGAGCTCTCACCCGAGGACATGGCCCGGCTGTGCCGTCAGGACGTGTGCGTGGTCGACGGCCCGGTGAGGACGACTCCTCGCCGGGCCGA is a genomic window containing:
- a CDS encoding sulfite exporter TauE/SafE family protein, with product MDWWTLLGGLVAGLAIAALTAPVGVSGAVFLLPVQLSVFAVPNPAVTPTNLLYNVVAGPGALWRHRTAGTLGGPLTRRLVLGTLPGVVLGACIRVFALPGPTVFRLLIASLLLPLGLSLCLRTLRPVRQRTVDELSGPALTALAVTVGTVGGIYGIGGGSLLGPILVGRGVPVAKVAPATLAATFATSVVGAGAYALLSLVGSGAIAPDWPLGLACGAGGLIGGYLGARLQPYLPESALRVMLGLMAAALGILYAVQVLR
- a CDS encoding DUF4032 domain-containing protein produces the protein MALQISATNPEHPAVLLELPWHLPLEEWPEKYLVPLPRGISRHVVRYARAGAEVVAVKELAERPATREYELLRTLARVGIPAVDPLAVVTGRSGSDGEPLEPVLITRHLNGSLPYRSMFETTLRPTTVHRLMDALAVLLVRLHLAGFAWGDCSLSNTLFRRDAGAYAAYLVDAETGELHRQLSTGQREYDIDLARVNIIGEMLDLEASGALHPSVDPIAFGTEICRRYHDLWTELTRTSVYPAGKYHYIDRRIRRLNDLGFDVAEMQIQHSSNGDTVTFVPKVVDAGHHQRQLLRLTGLDTEENQARRLLNDLESWMVTQDDYAPGDPLGARTEVLAHRWVREVFRPTVRAVPQQLRGAMDPAEVYHGLLEHRWYLCERAQHDIGLETVVEDFVTHVLPQTPEAANETVAPPARNTPPPSP
- a CDS encoding AAA family ATPase translates to MKRILVAGISGAGKTTLAQAVAARLHLPFHEMDSLKFTGPDWATGPDFVEQVAAIAARPGWIIDSLGYPEVRDLLWEHADTVIWLDYPRAVVMPRILRRSLRRTLFRERIFGGNVETVSDWFRRDHPAWWAWSQHAARRAEIERRTRDPRFAPLHVLRFASPRRAEEWLRQV
- a CDS encoding VOC family protein, with the protein product MAQQVYINLPVKNLETTKAFWSKLGFSFNDQFSDEQGACLVISDTIYAMLLTEARYKDFTKKAVADASTTSEVIIALSAESRERVDELTDNALASGGSPAGETQDHGFMYGRSFQDPDHHNWEVIWMDMAAAGGDQG